The sequence TTTCCCGCAGCGGTGCCGGCACGCTCGCCGAACTCACCGCCTTGGGCAAGCCGGCCGTATTCATTCCGCTCGCGACGTCCGCCGGTAACGAGCAGGCCCACAACGCCCGGCACCTGGCGGAGGCCGGTGCCGCTGTCGCGCTGCTCGGAGAGGTGACGGCGGCGGGCCTCACCGAAGCGGTCGGCCCGCTCCTGACGGACCCCGCCCGTCGCAACGCGATGGCGGACCGGGCTCGGGCACACGGCAGGCCGGACGCGGCATCCAGGCTCGTGGATGTGATTCTGTCCGCCGCGTCCGGCTGATGGCTGATGCGCGGCGTTATAGCCGGCGGCCGAGGTGCAGCGCCGTGCCGGCCTCGATCAGCACGGCGCAGTCGTTGAAGACCGCGTCGTCCTGGCCCATCGGATCGGGAACGTCACGGTCTCCCAGGTAGAGGGCGAGCTTGCGCACGTTGCCCTCGGTGCAGATCACGCGCAGCGTTTGCAGGATGGCGGTGTCCATCGCCAGAACGGTGTCGGCCCAGTCCAGCGCCTCCAGCGTGATCTGCTGGGCACGGTGGGCGCTGAGGTCGTGGCCGAACCGGGCGGCTGCCTTGATCATGGCCGGGTTGGCGGGCTGGTCCTGCCACTTGCCGATCAGTCCGGCTGATCGGACCTGTACGTCCCACCCGCCGCGGCGGGCAAGTGCGGCAGCCGCGAACGGGGAGCGGCAATAGTTCCCCAAGCACACCGTCAGGATGTTCTTCATTGCGCGGCCCTCGCAGTCTCGACGGCCTGGCCGAGGGCGGCCACCACGTGGTTGATGTCATCGTCGGTCAGGTGCTGGTGAAACGGCAGACTGAGGATCTGCCGCCCCGCTTGTTCGGTGACGGGCAGCGCCCGCCGCCATGCCGCGAACGCCGGCTGAAGGTGGTTCGGTGGGTAGTGGACCCCTACGCCGACCCCGTGAGCGCGCATCTCGGTGAACACCTGGTCGCGGCGAGGGACCCGGATCTGGCAAAGGTGCGGTACGGCCGTCTCGAGGCCGACGTCAACCAGAGTCACGCCCCGCAGGTGCCTCAGAAGCTCACGGTAGGTGCGCCACTGGTGCCGTCGGGTGTGCACGGTGTCTTCGAAGTGGTCGAGTTGAGCCAGTCCGATGGCTGCGTTGATGGCCGACAGTTGGTAGCGCAGCCCGAAGGAGTCGACCTGGTAGCAGGTGCGGTTCGCGCGTTCTCTCTGGGACTGGGTGACTCCGAGGAGTCGCAGCCGGCGCATCGTGTCGGCTTCCTTCTGGGTACGTGGGATGACCATGCCGCCCTGGCCACAGGTCAGGTTCTTGATCGGCCCGAACGAGAAGCAGGTGAGTGCGCCTGTCGCGCCCACACGGCGGGCTCCGTTGTAGGACCCGAAGGCGTGCGCCGCGTCCTCGATGACGCTGATGCCACGTTCCTGAAGCTCGCACTGGATGGGGCCGAGGTCTACCGCCCGGCCTCCGAAGAGGACGGGTAGGACTGCGACCGTGTTCGCGTTGACCGCGTCGAGGACCAGTTGGTGGTCGACGCACAGAGTAGAGGGGTTGATCTCGATAAACCGCGGGGTAGCGCCGACAGCCAGGATGGCCTGGACTGTTGCGCAGAACGTCATGGAGGGGACGACCACCTCGTCACCGGCGCCAACCCGGGCGGCAAGCAACGCCGTGTGAAGGGCCGCGGTTCCCGATGTGACTGCTACAGCGTCACTGACCCCAAGGAACTCGGCGATCCTCTGCTCGAACTCCTCCGTAACGGCCGTATGTCCGTACTGGCCGCTCTCCAGGACACGGGTGACTGCCGCCGCTTCCTTGCCGTGAAGGTAAGGGCTTGCGTTGCGCTTCATGTCGGGCCTTGGGGAAGCGGTGGTCACCGGAGTCCTCCCTCCGGATCGGTAAGTGTTGCGGCGTCGCCGACGGCCAGGGTCTCGACGTAATTGGTCAGGTACATTCCCGCCCGGTAGGTGAGCCGGTCGTGGTCGACCGGCTCCCCGAACAAGCCGTGCACCATCTGACCGACGAGGTCGGCGCCAGCAGCCTCGGTCAATGGAAACCCTCCAGCAGCTCTGACGTTCAGTTCGGTGATCGTGACGGTGCCCCGATCGGTAATAAACCCCTGTACGCAGGACAGGCCGGTGGCACGGACGGCGGAGAGCGTCCTCTCGACGAGGGAGCACACCGTGGAGTCGTGGAACGTGGTGGAGACGGCGGAGAGTCCCGCCTTCACCAGGTCCCGGCGCCGCAGGATCACCGATGCCCGCCCGGTGCGGTCCACCAGGCAGTCGGCGGTGAACTCTCGGCCTCGGACCCGCGCCTGCACCAGGGCATCCGGTACAAGTTCACACAGGACGCGTGCCTGCTCTCGCCGCTCGCAGAAGTGAACGCCCTGCGCCCCGTGGCCGCGTCTCGGTTTGACGACCAGCTCCGTACCGTCGGGCACCTGGTCGATCTCGTCGGGACGGTAGGTGCGAGGGGTGTCGATACCGTGTTCGGTGAGCACATCGTGGAATTCGGCCTTGTCGATGCAAGTTCGCACCGAAGCGGCGTCCGGAAGCCATAGGCGCACACCGGACGCCTCCAGGCCGGGCGCCATCGTCACAAGCGGTGGGATGTCGTTCTCGATGCCGGCTACCACCGCATCCACGGCCAGTTCGCGGCAGAGTTCAGCGACGGCCTCGGGGTAGTCGGGCTCATCGGCGCGGGGGATCACCCTGGGCTGGGTGCCGGGCAGAAGGAGCCCCGGCGCGAGGGGGTGCGCGTCGGTCGCGATGACTCGGTGGCCGAGCCGCTGGAGACTGCGTGTCAGGCCGAAGCCAGGGTTGGCGCCGACGCCGGTGACGAGGATACGGCGATTGGTGGGCCGCTCACTGGACATGGGCACGCTCCTGGCCTGTGGCAAGGGTGTGGACGGTGGGCATCGGGGAGTACGGGTTACGCGCGAGCGGGGCCCAGCGGTCCGGGTTGCGCCGGTACCAGTCGACAGTTTCGACGAGCCCCGTGCCAAGGTCGTGAGTGGGCTGGTAGCCCAGCTGGTGAGCGATCTTCGTCCAGTCCATTGCATAGCGCAGGTCGTTGCAACGCCGGTCGGGGATGTGGGTGACCGCATCCCAGTCGGCACCGCAGATCCGGAGGAGTTCGTCGGTGAGGGCACGGCTGGTGAGGTCGGTGCCACCGCCGATGTTGTAGACCTCCCCGGGAACTCCGCCGCGCAGGACGAGTTCGATCGCGGCGCAGTTGTCCTCGACGTGGAGCCAGTTACGTACGTGCTGTCCCCGGTCGTGAAGGGTGACGGGCTGTCCCCGCAGGAGGCGGGTCACAAACAGCGGGATGATCTTCTCGGGGTGCTGGTACGGCCCGTAGTTGTTCGACGAGCGCGTCACGCACACCGGTACGCCGTATGTGCGGTGGTAACTCAGGGCCACCAGGTCACTCGCGGCCTTCGACGCGGCGTACGGAACCGTGGGCCGAAGCGGGTGGTCCTCGGCCGCCGCTCCTTCGAGCAGCGGACCGTAGACCTCGTCCGTGGAAACATGCACGAAGCGCTCGATGCCATGGCGCATGGCGGCGTCGGCGAGTGTCTGGGTTCCGAGCACGTTCGTGGTGAGGAATGTGCCGGCGGTGAAGAACGAACGATCGACGTGGGACTCGGCGGCGAAGTGAACGATGTCGGTGTGGGCCCGTACCAGCTGATCGACGAGATCGGTGTCGGCGACGTTGCCTTGCACGAACGTCAGCTTCGGGTTGAGGAAGGACTCACCAAGGTTCTCGATGTGTCCTGCGTAGGTGAGTGCATCGAGGACGGTCACCTGGGTGACCTCTTCAGCGTTCAGGATGCGCTTGACGAAGTGGGAGCCGATGAATCCGGCTCCGCCGGTGACGAGCACTTTGTCCATGGCGTGCCTCCGGTGGGAGTACGGACAGCGAGAGGGCTGCCCGTGCCGTCCGTCTGTGAGACCCAGCATTCCGGCCGGGACGCTGTTCCGGCGTGGGCCCGGATCGCATCCGCACACGGTGTGCGACGCCTGCACAGCGTGTGCCTCCGCGCGCCCTGTCGCGCGGGTGAAGGACGGCGCTAGGTTCGTTGGTCCCCAACGGCACAGGAGACCCCCAATGACCCAGGTCACCGGGCTGCCCGACTTCGGCGCTCTAATCCGCGGCGCGCGCTGCACCGCCCGGCTCACCCAGACTGAATTAGGTGCGAGGTGCGGCTACTCGGCGTCCGCCATCTCGCGGATCGAGGCCAACAAGCTGCGGCCGGAGCAATCCGCCATGTTACGTATGTGCGAGGTGTTGGCCATTCCACCCGAGCGGATGGGTGGTTCCGCTGTTATGGGTGGGCCGGCGGTCGCTACGGTGACGAACGTGGACCCGGCTGACGAGGAGGATTCGGTGCGTCGCAGGAACCTACTGGCCGGAGCGTTCGCAACCGGCGCGACAGCCATGGTGGGCGCGGGCAGTGCGTCCGCCGCGCCCTCATCCGGGGACCCGGTCTCCGGACTGGAGGACGCCCTCTTTCGCTTGGCCACAGAGGAACCGTTGGAACTGCCACGCCTGACTGCGCGGGTGGCCGCAGCACGCAGGGCCTTCCGCGCCGCCCACTACAACGATCTCGAGCGTGCGCTACCCGGCCTGCTGGCCACCGCCGCCGCAACCCGGGACGCAGCAACGGGCCTGGCGCGGCAGCAAGCCTCCGCAGTCCTGGCCCGGGCCTACGTAGTGACAGCCGAGTTGGCGTCGAAGCAGCACTCCGATGCAGCGTGGGTCGCCGCTGACCGGGCACTCTCGGCAGCTCGGGACAGTGGTTTTCCGGTACCCGTCGGAGAAGCCTCCCGAGTGCTGGCGATCACGATGCGACGCTCCGGTCGCTGGTCGTCCGCCGTTGGCCTGCTGGCCCGCGAGGCGGCGGCACTCGATGCCGTCGAGTATCGCCCCGCAGCCGTACGGACCACGCTGCTGCTCACTGCGGCGTACTCCGCAGCGACGGGTGGCGACCGCTCAACGGCTCTTTCCCTGCTCGACGAGGCTGAGGAAGGTGTTGAGCGGCTCCCCGACGTCGCGGGGCTGTTCACCGTCGAAGCCACCCGTGCCCAGGTCGACGTTTACCGCATCGGTGCTCTGAACGCTCTGGGCACGCCCGACGAGGGGGTGAAGGTCACGGCCGGCCTGAACGTCGACCACATGCCAACGCCGGAACGCAGGGCTCGTGCATGGACCGATATCGCTCGTATGAACCACGCGCTCGGTTACGGGCCCCAGACCTTCACAGCGCTGCGACGCGTCGAACAGGAGGCGCCCCAAGAGGTACGGCGACCGGCGCTGCGCGGGCTCACCCTGGATCTTCTGTACGGTCCGAGCCGGGTAGAAGGGCTACGAGAATTCGCGGTCCGTACCGGTGCGGTGGCCGCGTGAGCCTCCCCCTCCCCCGGAGTCCCGCCGTCCGCAGGTGCGGTCCCTGTACGGTGAGCGTCCTCACAGGCTGTTGAAAGGTTTCGAAGATGCACAGGTCCCGCGCCCTGACCGTCCCGCTCATAGCCCTGGCCGCCGCCGCGCTGGCCCTCACCGGGTGTTCGTCGGACAGCGATGACTCCAAGAAGGACGCGTCCGACTCCTCGGCGAGCGCGCCCGCCGACGCGGGGAAGGACGACAAGGCGAAGGACGACGAGGGCTCGGAGCCGGCGGGGGACGGGAAGGGGTCCGCGCAGCTCAGCTACAAGGGTGGGGCGAGCGGCGAGGTCTCCATCAAGAGCGTCGGGTGCGCCGTGATGAACGGGAAGCTCGCCGCCATCACCGCGCCGGACAGCGCGGACAGCTCCACCCCCGCGAAACCCTCGTTCACCGCCGTCGTGACCGACGACAAGGCGATGACCACGCTCACCACGAACGACGGCACGAGCTACCTCCACACCTCCGCACCCGGGATCACCGGCAGCAAGAGCGGCGGCACCTGGGTCATCACCGTGGCCGGGCTGGAACTCGGACCGACCGACCCGACCGGTGACTCGATCACCGTCGACGGCACCATCACCTGCGGGAGCGTCGCCGGGATGTAGGGCCTCTCGCCCGTCCGGCGCCCCCGGTGCGGGGAGCGCCGGACGGGTGGGCGTCAGCCGTCCGGCGCCCCGTTCGCCGGGGCGAGCGCTTCGAGCCGCGCCCCGCGGCTCTCCGCGACGCGCACGATCTGTCGCAGCGACTCGTTCAGCCTGTCGGCGACGAAGCGGACCTGCGACCCGGTGGACGCGTCGTCCGCCAGCAGATCGGCGGCGTGGCCGAGCAGTTCGTTCGCCATGTCCAGCTGGATGTCCTCCACGTCGTCGGCCATCCGCGAGACGTAGCCGGTGCCGTCCCCGACGACGTAACAGGGCTTCCCGCCCGTCCCCGTCCACGGCAGCAGCCGCATCCCCGACGCGTCGGCGCGGTCGGTCGGTTCGGTGCTCATCCTCATGCCACGGCCCGGCCGGCGCAGGTGCACGAGTAGGGGTACGCGTAGGCGTGCGAGTGGACCACGGGGGGCTGTTGGCGCTGTGCGGGGGTCGGCCGCCGGCGTACCGGCTTCAGGAGTCGGGCGATAGCGTGCTTCATGTCAGCCTGCTTTCTGGGGGGTGACCATGCCCCCGGACCGGTTGCGTCGGTCGCGGGGGTCTCTCGGTTTCCTCGTTCGAGGGTCGGCCGCTTCTTTCCGTAGCGAACCCATCACAGAGTGGGGTCATTCGTGGCTACGCTGCCAGGGGGTCGGGGATGACAGCACGTGTGTCAAGACGGGGAGTTGGACTGCATGGGAACGAAGCGCACGCCGCGGAGCCTTCGAGAGATGTACGGCGAGGAGTTGCGGCTGCGACGCCTCGCCGCCGGGTTGACGCAGGAGGCACTCAGCGAACTCGTTGTCTGCTCGCCCACCCTGATCAGCCACTGGGAGGCAGGACGGCGGCTACCGAAGCCGGATGACGCGCGGCGTATCGATGCCGCACTGAGCACCGACGGCTTCTTCGCGCGGTGGCTGAGGGACCTGGGCTCCGGGCTCGCCCAGTTCTTCGCGCCGGTGGCCGAGTTGGAACGCGAAGCCACCGAGGTACGCCTCTACGGCCTGTCTCTCATTCCCGGGCTCCTCCAAACCTCGGCGTACGCTCGTGCCGTTCTCCAGGCGTACGACCCCAACTACCGCATGGACGAGCTTGACGCGTTTGTTGTCAACCGAGTGGAGCGCGGCCGGATGCTCAGGGAATCGACGGCCACCGTCGCTTGGGCGCTCCTCGACGAGGCATCGCTCCGACGGCGGGTCGGCGGCCCGCGCGTCATGGCGGAACAATTGCGCAGTGTCGCGGACTTGGCGGATTCCGGGCGGTTGCGCCTTCATGTGCTGCCCTTCGAGGCGGGAGCACACGCCCTTATGGAGAGCGCACTCTACCTACTCGACTTCGCGGACGGACCGCCGCTCGCCTACGTCGAGGGGCTCCGCACAGGAAACCTGATGGATGATCCGGCGTTGGTCGCCGCCTGCCAGGCGTCCTACACTCTCGCCCTGAGCGAGGCAGCCCCCGTACGAACATCGTTGGACCTCATCAGGGCCATCGCAGAGGAGCACGAACATGCGCAGCATCAACCGCACCGCCGCTGACATCGGCGCGCTGACCGGTTGGTTCAAGTCCAGCTACAGCGGCGGTTCCGGGGGCGACTGCCTCGAAGTAGCAGTCGGCCACGCCACCGTCCCCGTCCGCGACAGCAAGACCCCCGCCGGTCCCGCCATCGCCTTCTCCCCCGCCGGCTGGTCCTCCTTCGTCACCGCGCTCAAGGACGGGCACCTCTCCGCCTGACCTCACCCCACGCCGGGGGCGGCCCCGCCCGTCGGGGCCGCCGGGCCGACGTCACACGCGGGACAGGAACGCCGCGCGCAGGTCCTGGTCGCGCAGAAGTCCCAGGGTCTCTTCCTCGCCCGTGAACAACAGCTCCGCCGTGCGATGGCCGGCTTGGTGGAACATCGCCGCCAGCACGTCCGCGAGCGGCCGGTTCCAGGCCACCCGGACGATCTCCGCCGCTTTGTCGTGCTGGCCTCGGTCCGTGGCGATCCGCCACAGCTCGACCGACTGCTTGGCGGTTGCGTAAGCCGTTCTGCGGCCGTCGACGAGGACTCCCCGGGAATTGAGTCCGAACACGGCTATGCACGCCTCCCCCTGGGGCGTCAGCCCTTTGTACCTGCCCACCGGCAGGATCAGCCGCAGGTGCTCCAGCGGCTCCTGAAGTGTGGGATCGAGAAGGAGCGGGCTGCCGTCCCTCTCCGAGCGCGGGAAGGTGTTCCGCTTCTGGTTGCTGTTGCAGTACGCGCAGGCCAGCAGGTGGTTGAGCCACTCGAACGTGCGCAGCGGGGCGAGGCTCTTCGGCTCGAAATGGTCGATGTCCGTGCCCTGACTGTCGCCGCAGTACATGCAGCGCTGGTGGCCGGGGGCCATGTCCGCGAGGGTGGCCAGGAGACCGCCACGTACGCGACGGCGGACGGTGGTGTGGGCCCAGAGGTCAGCGGCCTTCGCCTTGCGGTCGGCCTCGGCGGTCCGCTCGATCCGATCGGTGTACGTGGTGAGGTGTGCTGCCGTGTCCGCAGGCAGCGGAGCCCGTTCCAGCCGGATCACTGACCTTTGCCGCCCTCTCCGTCACCGATCTCCTCAGAGAGGCGGTGGAGCTGGGCGGACATTTCATGGACCCGCGCGGCCGGTGAGCTGGTGAGCAGTTCCTTGAGCTTTTTGTAGCGCTCGACCGTCTCCGGTGACGTGTCCCCCTCGTACACCCGGGACTCCAGCGCCACGAACTCGGCACGGCGGCGCTCGGCCTGTTCGGAGTACGGGGTGTCGAGCCCGAAGAGTTCGGAGAGGACCGCGTCGTCGCCGCTGCCGTAGACCACTCGCTCGTACAGGTCCTCCGACACCACCTCGGGGGCCGCTTCCTCCTCCACACCGGGCAGGCGGATCAGGCCGCCGGGGTCGGCGGCCTGGCAGATGTACGGGCTGTGGGTCGTCACGATGAACTGGATGTTGGGGAAGTGTTCGGTCAGCCAGGGGCCGATGCGGCGCTGCCAGGAGACGTGGAGGTGGGCGTCGATCTCATCGATGATCACGACACCGGGCACGGGCAGGAGGCCGGGACTGTGCTCCCCCTCGTCTCCGCTGAACGCGTCGTCGCCGAAGGCATCGTGAATCTGCTTGAGCAGATCGACCACGAGTGCGGCCACCGTGCGGAATCCGTCGCTCATCTCCCGTAGCGGGTACCGGTGGCCGTCGCGGGTCACCCACAGCCCCTCGGAGTCGACGTCCTCCACCCGGTAGCCGTCGGGAAGCAGCCCGTGACCGAGAACCGACAGCGCTGCCCGTTTGAGTGCTGCGGCGCCCTCTCGGCCTTCGAGCGCCCGTAGGTGCTGCTCGATCAGCCAGGCGACTCCTTCGGCCAGTGAGGCGTCTTCGTGGAAGAGGCTGGCCTGTCGGGCCACCGGTCCGGAGGCGAGCATCAGCCGCTGGACCTCGCCCGATCCTCCGGCCATCCGCCGGAAGGGTCCGTAGGCGGCGCAGAACCAGCCCGCCGGGTTGTCCGCCCAGGGACCGCGTTGTGCGGGGGTGGCGCTCGTGGCTTCGGGGTTCTGCCTGATGCCTTCCAGTGCCGGCTGCGCGCCCTTGCGGCTGCTCATGTCTTCCGCCGGAGCCGTCCAGCGCAGGCCCGCCCAGAAGTTGGTCTGGGTGCGCCCGGACGCGCTGAAACGGTCGAAGGCCGCGTCCCTGACGATCTTCGCCTGCGCCGAGCCCTCGACCGCTCCACGCGACATCCAGTTCTCGAACCCCTGCACGAGTCCCCGCGCGGCGACCGGCCCGCTGAGTGCCAGGGCCAGCGCCCGCAGCAGTGTTGTCTTTCCCGCGCCGTTCCGTCCGGCGAGGACCGTCCAGCCGGCATGCGTGCCGTCCGGGCGGGTCAGCGTCAGATCGACGGCGCGCGGGCCGTGGAACGACTTGATGTTCTCGACGTACACGCGGGAGACGTACATGAGTAACGGTTCCGTCCGGTGTGGAGGAGCGGGGCAGGCTGTTCCGGTTCCACGTGGGCCGGATCCCGCCGCCCAGCGTCTCGGCGAACTCTTCATCGGCCGCGGCTTCACCGAACCGATCTGCCCGGACCTGAGCGGTATGCGGTGATAGAGGGTACCGAAAGCGTGCGGATCACTCGGAGGGCCGAGTCTACGAGGCATGGGGCTGCCAGGAGCCCTCCGGCCCCGGAAGCACCGGAAGCCCCGGAAGCACCGGAAGGGGCGAGGCCCGGCAGGATGCGTCGGACCTCGCCCGGCTGCGGGCCGGTCGGTGCTCGTGCACCCGCCCCGGCCCGCCCCGCTCAGCCCGTCGGGTCGAACGGTACGTCCGCCGGGAGTGCCCTCGTCAGCTGGTCGATGAAGCGGTCGTCCCTGATGCCGATCGTCGCGCTGCCGAAGTCCGCCGACACCAGCTTGTCCCGCAGGCCGTCCGGGTAGCCGTTCCACCCGATCAGGGGGGCGTAGTGCCAGACGCCGAGGTGGTTCTCCGGGGGTTCGTCGTTGGCGGTGGCCTTGCGGAAGCAGTGGGTGCCGATGCCGTCCTTGTGGTAGACGACCTTGGGGTGCGCGCCGTCGAAGGGGACGTCGGCCGCCTTGTGGACGGCGAAGCCCCCGTGCTGCGAAGTGGCCACGTACTCGGCCTTGTTGTCGTGGACCCACACCACGACGTGTTCCCAGTCGTGGCGGTGGCCGCCGAAGACGACGCCGTCCGCCGCCTGGTCCTTCTCGAAGTAGTACGTGTAGAGGACGGCGCACCAGTCGTTGTCGCACTTGGAGCGGGAGTAGGTGTTGCTGCTGTTCAGGTCGGACAGGTCCCGGCAGTTGCCGTTCACCGCGCCGCCCAGTTTGAGACCGGGGGCGATCGTGCCGTCGGGGCCGATCGCGGAGGTGGCGTAGCAGCCGTCCTTGTCGTAGTCCACGGCCGGCTGGAACGTGCGGTCCAGTTCGTCCGCGTTGCCGGGGAGGGCGGGCGGCGGCTCGGCGTGGGCCATGGCCGCCGCGCCCAGGACGAAGGTGATGGTGGACAGGGCGACGGTCAGGCCGCGGCGCAGGGTGCGTCCGCGTCGGACAGGGCGTATCTCGGGCATGGTGATTCCTTCGAGTGTGGGGGGAACGAGCAGGGCGTCAGCTGTCCTGGGCGGCGTTCATCAGGTCGAGTGCGCTGTGCTGGCAGCCGTTGCCGGTGCCGGCGCGCGGGCCGGCCCAGTGGGGGCCGTACTGGTCGAGGCTGTTGCGGTTCTGCGCGTACGTGGTGTCGGCCTGCTGGTCGAGGTAGGCGCTGTACGGGTGGTCCGGGAGCGCCTTGTTGAGGAGGCCGAGGCCCCGGACGTACGCGCCCTTGAAGGAGTCGCCGTTGCTGGTGCAGTCGGTGTCCGGCTCGTAGGGCTCGTGGAGGGTGCCGCCGGGGTTGAGGTAGCCGGAGGACGTGGAGGTGTCGGCGAGGGTGCGGGCGCTGTCCAGGAGCGATCCGTCGCCGGTGGCCCGGCCGAGTTCGGCGAGGCCGGCGAGGATGACGCCCTGGTTGTACGTCCAGGTGGTGTCGCCGTTGTTGGAGCAGTCGTCCTTCAGGCCGTCGTTGATCGTGTTGCCGGAGTTGATCAGGCCGCTGGACCTGAACCAGTCCCAGCCGTCCTTCGCGCGGTCCAGATAGGTGGTGTCCCCGGCGATCCGGTTGTGCAGGGCGGCGCTGAGCTGGATGTACAGCTCGTTGGTGATGGCGTTCTTGTACGGCTTGTCGGTCGCCCACTGCACCCCGCCGCCGCACTTGTCCGTCCAGTACGCGGCCATGTGGTCGGCGTCCTTGCGGGCGGTGTCCAGATACCGCTGCTCGCCGGTCAGGTCGTACGCCGCCACCCAAGCCAGGCCCCACCAGCCGGTGTCGTCCAGGTAGGAGTTGGTGAAGTCGCCGCCCTCGTCGTGGATGAGCTTCTCGTAGGTGGTGGAGACGGCGTACTGGTAGCTGGGCATGTGGCTGATCCGGATGTTGTCGATCAGCGAGGTGAGCGCGGTGGCCGAGGTCCACCAGCCGGCGAACTTCCCGGTGTTGCGGTCGTAGTTCATCATCAGGGCCGTCGCCGCGGCCGTGCTCCGGCTGCCGGCGTTCCAGTCGACGCGGGCCCAGTCCGTGCAGGCGATCTCCGCCCGGTCGCCCGCCTTCCCGCAGGCGCGGAGGGCGCCGATGCCGCCCGTGTTCCAGTCGTCCACGTTGTACATCTGCGACCGCCAGCCGGTCCGGCCGTCGGGGACCGCGGTGGCGCCGAGCTTGCTGCCGGAGGCCCAGGTGCGGCCGCCGTCGAAGGAGCGGTCCAGCCAGACCTGGTCGCCGCCGGTTCCCCCGTCGATGGAGGCCCAGCCCATGACATCGTTGTCGGAGAGGTGCAGGGCGATGGAACGCCCGTAGAGGGAGGCGGTGACCGGGACCCGGTCGCCGGTCGCGCTCGCGGGGTCGAGGGCGTCGCAGTGCTTGTTGCAGAGCTGCGCCGCCGCCGAGGTGTCCGGCGCACCGGCCGCATGGGCGGCGGAGAGCGCGCCGAGGGCCAGCACGGCGGCGAGGGACGCGGCCAACAGGGCGCGTAGGGCGGGGCGGTGAGGGGAGGGCGGGGCGAGGGGCATCGGGAATCCTCCGGTGGGGCCGATGGAGTGTGGGGGTGATTCGCCGTCAGCGAAGCGGCAATCCACCCCCTCCGTCAAGAGGGCCCCGGGCCCGCTACCATCCCGGCCATGGGTAGATCGAAGCACCTCATAACAGCCTTCACGGTCACCGCGGTTGGCGCCGCTCTCCTCACAGGCTGCTCGTCCGACGACCCGGACACGGACGCGGCGGGGCCCGCTGCCTCGTCGCCGGCCGCGTCCCCCTCCGCGGTCGCGTCCTCCCCCGCACCGCAGGAGAGCGAGGCGACCGAGTACGTGGAGCCGGCCGAGTGCGCGAGCCTGGGACTGGCGTCGGACAAGAAGCTCGCCGGCAAGGACCTGGCGGCGTGTGTGACCGCCGCGTTCGCGGCCTACGGCACGGGGACCGAGTACATGCTCAACGCGGACCGGTCGGGCACCACCCGGTTCCGGGTCGGGGACGATCCGGCGCTGGCGGGGGACGTCGACGGGGCGGACGGGTCGCG comes from Streptomyces sp. Mut1 and encodes:
- a CDS encoding glycoside hydrolase family 76 protein, with the translated sequence MPLAPPSPHRPALRALLAASLAAVLALGALSAAHAAGAPDTSAAAQLCNKHCDALDPASATGDRVPVTASLYGRSIALHLSDNDVMGWASIDGGTGGDQVWLDRSFDGGRTWASGSKLGATAVPDGRTGWRSQMYNVDDWNTGGIGALRACGKAGDRAEIACTDWARVDWNAGSRSTAAATALMMNYDRNTGKFAGWWTSATALTSLIDNIRISHMPSYQYAVSTTYEKLIHDEGGDFTNSYLDDTGWWGLAWVAAYDLTGEQRYLDTARKDADHMAAYWTDKCGGGVQWATDKPYKNAITNELYIQLSAALHNRIAGDTTYLDRAKDGWDWFRSSGLINSGNTINDGLKDDCSNNGDTTWTYNQGVILAGLAELGRATGDGSLLDSARTLADTSTSSGYLNPGGTLHEPYEPDTDCTSNGDSFKGAYVRGLGLLNKALPDHPYSAYLDQQADTTYAQNRNSLDQYGPHWAGPRAGTGNGCQHSALDLMNAAQDS
- a CDS encoding AAA family ATPase — translated: MYVSRVYVENIKSFHGPRAVDLTLTRPDGTHAGWTVLAGRNGAGKTTLLRALALALSGPVAARGLVQGFENWMSRGAVEGSAQAKIVRDAAFDRFSASGRTQTNFWAGLRWTAPAEDMSSRKGAQPALEGIRQNPEATSATPAQRGPWADNPAGWFCAAYGPFRRMAGGSGEVQRLMLASGPVARQASLFHEDASLAEGVAWLIEQHLRALEGREGAAALKRAALSVLGHGLLPDGYRVEDVDSEGLWVTRDGHRYPLREMSDGFRTVAALVVDLLKQIHDAFGDDAFSGDEGEHSPGLLPVPGVVIIDEIDAHLHVSWQRRIGPWLTEHFPNIQFIVTTHSPYICQAADPGGLIRLPGVEEEAAPEVVSEDLYERVVYGSGDDAVLSELFGLDTPYSEQAERRRAEFVALESRVYEGDTSPETVERYKKLKELLTSSPAARVHEMSAQLHRLSEEIGDGEGGKGQ
- a CDS encoding NPP1 family protein, translated to MPEIRPVRRGRTLRRGLTVALSTITFVLGAAAMAHAEPPPALPGNADELDRTFQPAVDYDKDGCYATSAIGPDGTIAPGLKLGGAVNGNCRDLSDLNSSNTYSRSKCDNDWCAVLYTYYFEKDQAADGVVFGGHRHDWEHVVVWVHDNKAEYVATSQHGGFAVHKAADVPFDGAHPKVVYHKDGIGTHCFRKATANDEPPENHLGVWHYAPLIGWNGYPDGLRDKLVSADFGSATIGIRDDRFIDQLTRALPADVPFDPTG